The DNA window TTTACACCTTTCTGTCATTACTGGTTGTTGACACCTTGCTGTCATTACTGGTTGTTGACACCTTGCTGTCATTACTGGTTGTTGACACCTTGCTGTCATTACTGGTTGTTGACACCTTGCCGTCATTACTGGTTGTTGACACCTTGCTGTCATTACTGGTTGTTGACACCTTGCCGTCATTACTGGTTGTTGACACCTTGCCGTCATTACTGGTTGTTGACACCTTGCCGTCATTACTGGTTGTTGACACCCTGCTGTCATTACTGGTTGTTGTATACCTTTATTTACACCTTGCTGTCATTACTGGTTGTTGACACCTTGCTGTCATTACTGGGGGGGGGTTTACGCACATCGTTTAACATTATGtcaatttagcagatgctctgatTCAGAGACTTTACTAGGTGCATCTGACTACAGTAGGTAAGACAACTAGTCACAGGAAATGGACAAAACATGAATGATTCCATTGGTggctggttggggggggggggggggctgatacCCCAGTCTCCTGAATGAAAGCAGCAGTACTCACAGGCAGGCCAGCCTCCTTGTGTTTGAGTCCGTGTGGGGTGGACGGTGGTGGCATGACAGTCTCATCCAGGGTGGTCCTACTTCCCTCCATGGCTGAGGCCTGCAGCATACTGGGTTCCTCCATGATGGTctggtctgaggagagagagacacagggttgGTTTGATAATGACAGGTctggtctgaggagagagagacacagggttgGTTTGATAATGACAGGtctggtctgagagagagagcgagagagagagagacacagggttgGTTTGATAATGACAGGTctggtctgaggagagagagagagacagggttggtTTGATAATGACAGGtctggtctgagagagagagagagagagagacagggttggtTTGATAATGACAGGTctggtctgaggagagagagagagagagagagagagagacacacagggttGGTTTGATAATGACAGGTctggtctgaggagagagagagagagacacagggttgGTTTGATAATGACAGGTctggtctgaggagagagagagacagggttggtTTGATAATGACAAGcctggtatgaggagagagagagaaagacacggTTGGTTTGATAATGACAGGTctggtctgaggagagagagagacagggttggtTTGATAATGACAAGcctggtatgaggagagagagcgaaagacagGGTTGGTTTGATAATGACAGGTctggtctgaggagagagagagagagacagggttggtTTGATAATGACAGGTctggtctgaggagagagagagacacacagggttGGTTTGATAATGACAGGTctggtctgaggagagagagagagagagacacagggttgGTTTGATAAtgacaggtctggtctggtctgagagagagagacagggttggtTTGATAATGACAGGTctggtctgaggagagagagagacacagggttgGTTTGATAAtgacaggtctggtctggtctgagagagagagacagggttggtTTGATAATGACAGGtctggtctgagagagagagacagggttggtTTGATAATGACAGGTCTGgtctgaggagagagacacagggttGGTTTGATAATGACAGGtctggtctgagagagagagacagggttggtTTGATAATGACAGGTCTGgtctgaggagagagacggagaaaacCTTCTCTAGGGTTAGTATatgaggggtgagacagggagaAAACCTCCTCTGGGGTTAGTATATGAGGGGTGagacagcctcctctctggggttagtatatgagggatgggacagcctcctctctggggttagtatatgagggatgggacagcctcctctctggggttagtatatgaggggtgagacagggagacagcctcctctctggggttggtatatgaggggtgagacagggagaAAGCCTCCTCTCTGGGGTTAGTATATGAGGGGTGGGACAACCTCCTCTCTGGGGTTAGTATATGAGGGGTGagacagcctcctctctggggttagtatatgaggggtgggacagcctcctctctggggttagtatatgaggggtgagacagcctcctctctggggttagtatatgaggggtgggacagcctcctctctggggttagtatatgaggggtgagacagcctcctctctggggttagtatatgaggggtgagacagcctcctctctggggttagtatatgaggggtgagacagcctcctctctggggttagtatatgaggggtgagacagcctcctctctggggttagtatatgaggggtgagacagcctcctctctggggttagtatatgaggggtgagacagggagaaagcctgctctggggttagtatatgaggggtgggacagcctcctctctggggttagtatatgaggggtgagacagcctcctctctggggttagtatatgaggggtgggacagcctcctctctggggttagtatatgagggatgggacagcctcctctctggggttagtatatgaggggtgggacagcctcctctctggggttagtatatgaggggtgagacagcctcctctctggggttagtatatgaggggtgagacagcctcctctctggggttagtatatgaggggtgagacagcctcctctctggggtTAGTATATCAGGGGTGGGAGGCTGAAGGAAACTTACCAATAACGTCCCTGCCAGACAGAGCCTCCTCTCTGGGCACCTCGGGGTTCTCCAGGTCCTTCAGGAACTCATCCAGACTATcagcctctcctcccttcctcctcttcctcatctcatCGGGCACCAGAGGAGTCAGGCAGCGCGTGAACATCTGACAACACAGGACATATTTCAGTTAAAACCCATTCAACTTCAGGTGTCCCAGAGGGACAGTTAATGAGATCTCCGACACGTTCACCCCCTCCAGACTAAAGCTGCGTGCCCACCCCCTCCAGACTAAAGCTGCGTGCTCACCCCCTCCAGACTAAAGCTGCGTGCTCCCCCCCTCCAGACTAAAGCTGCGTGCTCACCCCCTGAGGACTAAAGCTGCGTGCTCACCCCCTCCAGACTAAAGCTGCGTGCCCACCCCCTCCAGACTAAAGCTGCGTGCCCACCCCCTCCAGACTAAAGCTGCGTGCCCACCCCCTCCAGACTAAAGCTGCGTGTCCACCCCCTCCAGACTAAAGCTGCGTGTCCACCCCCTCCAGACTAAAGCTGCGTGTCCACCCCCTCCAGACTAAAGCTGCGTGTCCACCCCCTCCAGACTAAAGCTGCGTGTCCACCCCCTCCAGACTAAAGCTGCGTGTCCACCCCCTCCAGACTATAGCTGCGTGTCCACCCCCTCCAGACAAGCTGATTCAGAAGTCTAGACTCGTCTATATCTAGTGAGATACAAGCTGAAAGGTAAATGGTTTCATGCATCTTAGTCGGTAACTGCAACTTCAAAAGGCCATTGttcacgtctgtgtgtgtgtgtgtgtgttcacgtctgtgtgtgtgttcacgtctgtgtgtgtgtgtgtgcacgtctgtgtgtgtgtgtgtgcacgtctgtgtcttgatctcctcctgtctcttacCTTCAGCAGTTTGCTGTTCCAGAGCGGCTGTGCGGGGAGAGAGAAGAGTTTCTCCACTCCTCCGGTCTCTTTCCACATCATCAGCTTCTTGGTGGGAGGGGCCAGGTCCAACGTGGTCACGATGTCCGAGTAGTCGCTGAGCTGGGCGCGGATCGACTTACTGTCCAGCTCCTTCAGGTTGTCGACAAtcagcttcctcttcctcttcgccTTGGTCTCTTTCACTGGACAGAGAAGTGTGGATGTCATTCTCTGACACTAGACAGAAGTGTGGATGTCATTCTCGTTCACTAGACAGAAGTGTGGATGTCATTTTCCCACAAAAACCCCTATTTCTTTAACATTAGTTTTGTTTCGCCACAGAGCGAGACGTTTGATAGGTTAGCTGAAACGTTGGCAGAATAAAGAAGGTGATTCTTCGCCAGCAGGGGGCAGGTGTTTATTTCCGGGTTTCGTACGCAGACTGGAGTCATTCTAAGAAAAAGAGATTCTTCAAAAGCTCAAGTCCCCGTGGTGTCAATGTTCAACAATATCAATCAACTCTGTGGCGGCATTTCATTCCAGAGGCAACTCAAGTTATTCTCTTAGTTCCAGACAAGCGGAGACAACTCAAGTTATTCTCTTAGTTCCCGACAAGCGGAGACAACTCAAGTTATTCTCTTAGTTCCAGACAAGCGGAGACAACTCAAGTTATTCTCTTAGTTCCCGACAAGCTGAGACAACTGAAGTGTTTTTCATTGTGTTTTTACAGAACTAGAGATTAAAAGTTCCCAACACCGCTTTGCTGGGAAGAAGGATttgtttgcatatttttgatactgaaatGTAAATCGGAtattcaaccaaaacctaatattaaataaagggaaccagagtttagaaataaataaaatatatatatatttttttacactaaCAAAGTTATTCAACACCCAATTCCCcagtgaaaaagtaattgcctccTTTACAACTCAATAAAACTTCAAATTTGAACCCTTTtcaaccaaacactgcattccacagtaagaaacGTATACCAACAGTcaagcgtggtggtggtagtgtgatgattTTGGGGaggctttgctgcctcaggacctggacgacttgccttaatagaaagAACCATGAATTAATTATCCTCCGTACCAGAGAGTTCTAGAATGTCTCTGTACCAGAGAgttctagaatgtcactgtaccAGAGAGTTCTAAAATGTCACTGTACCAGAGAgttctagaatgtcactgtaccAGAGAgttctagaatgtcactgtaccAGAGAgttctagaatgtcactgtaccAGAGAgttctagaatgtcactgtaccAGAGAgttctagaatgtcactgtaccAGAGAgttctagaatgtcactgtaccAGAGAgttctagaatgtcactgtaccAGAGAgttctagaatgtcactgtaccAGAGAgttctagaatgtcactgtaccAGAGAGTTctagaatgtcaggccatccgtctgtgagtTGATTTGACGTTTTGGAATGGCCTCGTCacagtccagacctaatcccaatttgagaagttgtggcaggacttgaaacgagcagttccaTGATTGAAAATCCACAAATGTGGCTTAGTTAAAGGGGTTCTGCATGGAAGAACGGGCCAGAATTACTCCACagagatgtgagagactgatcaacaaccaCAGGAAGTCATTGCTGCTaaaaaggtggcacaaccagttagaGTGTAAGAGGGGGGGAATGACCTTTATTGCATAAATGTGTTATTAATAAAATAAGTATACCCTTTCCTTGTTATTTGTGAACTCAGGTTCCCCTTCATCTAATATTtcgttttggttgaagatctgataattCAGTATCAGAAATATGCACACAAAaataatttttaatttttaaaaatcagaaaagggggcaaatactttttcacagcgtTGTATTTATAGCAGATTTACATTTTAACAGTCAATGAAAGTGTTTCTGGTTGTGTCTCTACACTATTCTGACAGAGTCGAGCTGCTCACCAGTGATGTCGATAGGCTCCAAGGCAAAAGCCTCCTCCTCATTGTGGACCAGAGTGGTCTGTTCCGTCTGGTCCTGCATGGCCGGCAGGGGCTCGACTGGGCCGGAGTCGGGACTGTCTGGACCCGCTGTGGGACAACAACACATCTTAATGCACACAGGAGGAGTGATGACAGCAGTAATTCTCTTCTAGGTCGTTTTAACGGTGTCATGGTTAAATCAATAATAACAAGCTTCTAGGTCATTTTAATGGTGTCATGGTTAAGTCGATAATAAGAAGTTTCTAGGTCGTTTTAATGGTGTCAAGGTTAAGTCGACAATAACAAGCTTCTAGGTCGTTTTAATGGTGAATTGTTATCGATTAACCAAACACACAAGCTTGTGATCCGGGTAGTGTTCAGTAGGGAGAAAACGTTTGAGAAACAGGGAGGTTACAACCTGAACTTGTCAAATGAGAACACAggtgttttgtttttctgctgGGAAACGTATTTGCTACGGTACGCCCTAATGaacaacacactgacacgttatcccagaaagagagacagatcaaCAGATTTTAAAATGACCACATCGGTCTGGGTAATGaacaacacactgacacgttatcccagaaagagagaaagatcaaCAGGTTTTAAAATGACCACATCGGTCTGGGTAATGAACGCACGTGACTGTAGGTTGTCGAAGTCGTCCTCATCGTCTCCATGGTCTGGGGGAATCACGCTCTCTGTGATGGCTGGAGGGTCGTCAAATATACCACCCCCATCCTCCTGGGACAGTAGTTTATCCACTGGACAAACGAGACAACACACGGTTCAGGCTCCGGGACAAaccatttggggggggggtgtgtgtgactGCCGTCATCACATCACTCTGAATTTAGAATAGTACTATATTAAtccttcacacaaacacacagcttaGAGCAGAGACAGTCAACACTATGGGGCGGTATCCCagcattcccctccctccctaagaacacagagacagtcaacaCTATGGGGCGGTATCCCagcattcccctccctccctaagAGCACAGAGACAGTCAACACTATGGGGCGGTATCCCagcattcccctccctccctaagaacacagagacagtcaacaCTATGGGGTGGTATCCCagcattcccctccctccctacccaacATTCCCCTCCCTAAGAGCACAGATACAGTCAACACTATGGGGCGGTATCCCagcattcccctccctccctaagAGCACAGAGACAGTCAACACTAAGAGCGGTTTCCCAgcatccccccccccacctcctaaCACCCCCCAGCattccccccctcctcctaccCAGCATCACCCCCCCAGCATTCCCCTCCCTACCCagcatccccctccctccctaccctacCCCGCCAGCACCCCCCCCCTACCCTACCCCGCCAGCACCCCCTCCCTACCCAGCATTCCCCTCCCTCccagcatcccccccccccctccctacccaGCATTCCTCCTTCGTTGTTCTCCATGGTGTCTCCAAAGTCATCGTACTCCAGGTGGTTGGACTTGTCCGGCAGGTGAGCAGGCCCAGGCTCTGCCTCCAGCAGCAGATTGGAGGCTGTCGCTCCATGGATGATGTCCTCTTCAAAGCCTCCCTCTACCCTCATCATCTCACGGTCATCCATGCCAAAGTCAGCTGGGAGCGCGGGAGGGACACAGAGGGTTGTTACAATTACATGGAAAGCCAATGGCAAAGAGATGGGATGTAAGGTAATATTCATGAGAAGGTCTGATTCTAACTCACCTAAGTAATCTAGTTAGCATTATGAGAATGTCAACAGCTAAGTAACCTAGTTAGCATAATAAGAATATGTCTCCAGCTAGGTAATCTAGTTAGCATTGAGAATGTGTCTCCAGCTAAGTAATCTAGTTAGCATAATGAGAATATGTCTCCAGCTAGGTAACCTAGTTAGCATTATGAGAATGTGTCTCCAGCTAGGTAATCTAGTTAGCATTATGAGAATGTGTCTCCAGCTAGGTAATCTAGTTAGCATTATGAGAATGTGTCTCCAGCTAGGTAATCTAGTTAGCATTATGAGAATGTGTCTCCAGCTAAGTAATCTAGTTAGCATTATGAGAATGTGTCTCCAGCTAAGTAATCTAGTTAGCATTATGAGAATGTGTCTCCAGCTAAGTAATCTAGTTAGCATTATGAGAATATGTCTCCAGCTAAGTAATCTAGTTAGCATTATGAGAATGTGTCTCCAGCTAGGTAATCTAGTTATTCTCATTATGCTATGTCTCCAGCTAGGTAATCTAGTTAGCATTATGAGAATGTGTCTCCAGCTAGGTAATCTAGTTAGCATTATGAGAATATGTCTCCCGCTAGGTAATCTAGTTAGCATTATGAGAATGTCTCCCGCTAGGTAATCTAGTTAGCATTATGAGAATGTCTCCCGCTAGGTAATCTAGTTAGCATTATGAGAATGTCTCCCGCTAGGTAATCTAGTTAGCATTGAGAATGTGTCTCCAGCTAGGTAATCTAGTTAGCATTGAGAATGTATCTCCAGCTAGGTAATCTAGTTAGCATTATGAGAATGTGTCTCCAGCTAGGTAATCTAGTTAGCATTATGAGAATGTCTCCCGCTAGGTAACCTAGTTAGCATTATGAGAATGTCTCCCGCTAGGTAATCTAGTTAGCATTGAGAATGTATGACTTAGTTTTAGATTTGCATATTCATGAACCAGTTTGGTTTTTACAGGGGAAATGCAACGTTGTGTATTATGAACATGACTTGCTGTTGCATATTCAGTAGCGATCCAAAACCCGGGTAAAGAGATTCTCAGGTACTTTGTATACTtttcagccagtagttctgaaagtagcacacGAGCCAAAAGCGGCCCACAAAAATTTGCATAATACATCACAAACGTGCTGATATGTGCACAACGtcgttgctctctctctctctctccctctgctgtgtcCACTGGGCCGTTGAGCCCGCCCTGGATAACGCTGGGCAGGCCTCtggctagctgtcactcaaatgggaggagctgaagctcattggctagaactaAAATTGTTAGGGGGCTGGCCCACATGGGGGAGATGTAAGGTAAATTTGGCATggcacagtttaaaaaaaaataaaaacatttaaaagttgCTTTGAAACTTGGGATTTCACAGCTAATTGAGGTAtgagtaattctgctcatagattatgcaaaATGGGAGgagctgaagctcattggctagaactgAAATTGCTAGGTGGCTGACTGGCCCACGTGGGGGAGATGTAAACTCCACATTGACATCAAGCCAAAGACGGGaggttaaataaatatacacACTTTCTTGGTCGCCAAAAATACCGGAGCACGTCGAACAAAAGCCAGGAATATTGACAGACAGCTCCTTACCAAAGTCATTGTCCTGCATGAGGCTGAGGTTCCCCACCTCCTCCCTCATGGTGATCTCCTCCACTCTGCTCTGGTTCAGGGTGAACTGCTGGGCGACGTCTATGTCGCTGTGGAAACAACCGGAAGTGTCAACGTTTCAACTCAGTTCGTTATAGCGCTGCATAATCACCCGTTCCTTATGTCAGATAGCAGAGTACAATCTGTATTTGGTTAGGAAGGGACAGGGGTCTCCTAAAATTAGGAGAATACTTGTTAGGTGATTTGCATCCTCATTAGTTGCCTGTTACAAAAGCAACAGTCCTCTTCCTGGGAGGGCTGTGTAGGGTTGTATTGGGAGGGAACTTCCTCCatagacacacatatacacacacatacatacacacacacacacacatacatacatacatacatatatacacacacacacacatatatatgtatgACTTACTCAAGGTCAGGTAAGGGTTGGTCAAAGTCGTGGAAATCCTCCGGCAGGGTGATAGCGTTGTAGGCagcctctctgttctcctctggcAGATCCACCACACCTGGGGGGCAGCCAGACAGAGTGGTGagcaaataaacaaacacaaaaatCAGTAAGACTAGGATCACCAGCCGCTCAAACTTCTGATCTCTTCAAGTTTAGTCCTAGTCAAGTACCTGGTCTGAAAGCCACGTTGATTAACCTTATTCCTAGTCCCATAAGACCCTAGCTACATACCTGGTTTGAAAGCCATCTTGATTAAGTTTATTTCCTAGTCCCATAATAAGAGCCAAGCTACGCACCTGGTCTGAAAGCCATCTTGATCTTGATGAAGGCTTCATTACAGTCAGCCAGGAGGTACTTGGCCTTCCTGTTGTAGATCCTCACCACACCGAGCAGGAGGTGACCCGAGGTCCTCAGCGCCATCTTCACctagggggaggagacagaaccATGGGTGTATTCAGTGTGGTGAAATGTTCTGAACGCTGTTGAAACAGAATGAAGAGAGACGATATGATTCCCTATTCTATCTGACAATCATTTCTGGTCTACAAGAATAGACTTCTAGTTTGAACGTTGCGTAATGTGCCCTCCTGAACAGGTCCCATGAATCACATCAGGGAGGGGACGTCATAGGTAACATTACATCATCATCGTCGGCTGAAGAACAGTCGACCGCAAGCATTACCCAGTAGCTGTGGTCACTACCAAGGTATGTTACTTGATGTGGGTAACATGCATGCATGCAACATGCTGCCTCAGTCAATCGGCCTGGTTCTAATCTGGTCACTACCTAGTTCCATCATTAGACCCATACCTACTTCTTCCACACGTAGATCTGAAACCATAGGATTGGTCAATGCGGAAATAAGGTTAGCCAATGAGACGTCTAATGAACGGCCAAGGGATGAGACTGACTTCTCAGACTGGGTCTTCATTGTGTAAGGGCATTCAACAGAGACATGAATCATGATATCTGCGAGCCAGGTCTCCGCTTACCTTGGGGCAGATAATGCTCTCCACACTGCTCTCTAGGTTACATTCAAACACATGAGCCTTGGTCAGCTTCTTGTCCCAGTGGGCCGCTAGCCAGATCTTGGCCAGAGGCCCACGTTTGGACAGGACAAAGTGGGCGTAGAACATTGCCCCGGTTGGTTGCTAGCTCTTGAAGAACCGGGGGTAAGAGCACCTGGAATAGAGAAAGACGTATTTGAAAGCTTTATGGTATGTGATGGTATGTGAAATAGCAACTTTCTCAAAATGTTTAGGTAGCTAAGCTTTTGGGAAGAAAATTCTACATGCAAAATAGACGGTAGTTGTAGCTAATATCAACTAATATCAACAAATGAAATGTGTAGTTTTGGATTGAAAATAAGACTCATTCACGACTCTTTTGACTTTTTGGATGATAGGAGACCAATAATCAGAAATATCTGCCTTGCAATCTAATAAATAACTTAAGGTAGCTAATTATTGTACTGGTTGAAACGGGATTTATATAGTTAGCAGCTCATATTCAAGTACTGGTGGACTTGCGAGTTAAAAGTTGTccggaaaaaaaaaatctgctacTTGGGGCTTTGATTGAACATGGCTAGGCTAGCATGCTAACCTGCTAGCTCACGTTAACTATTCAGTTAGCAAGagagctagttagctagcttgaaATCCTAGCAACAATTTCGGAAAATATATCAAAGTAAACAAAATAAGAAGATAAGCATGATAATACATCATCATAACTGATCATAATAGTGGGATGCATCATTTCACGCTAACTAGCGACGGTGCTGAGCGTGCGTGCATTAACTGCAAACACTTTTTCCCCCCGGTAGCGGTTAGCAGGCGCGCTAGTTGGTAGGAGGGCCCCGGTACAGAAAGCATCGGCGTGCACGCTAATTTCTCATCACAAAACTcacaaatcattttttttttcataaaGTTAAATATATTTAACTTACCGATTGTACCCCCCCTTTCAAAATAAATATCAATGATTATGCAATTACTCCCAGCGATTGTCTCTTCCTGTTGTACTCATGAAAAGAGTCAAGATGGCGCCAGTAGACTTCCTCCCGCTCAGTGTCCTTTTAAAATCAGCAGGATGTTTACAGCCCGAAACATGGCGAAGGGAGGAGTCTGCTCGTGTTGACAGTCAGCTGCAAATGGCAAATGCATTGACCAATGAAAGCGGGCGAGATTGTTTAAATTCGATtattgcaaaaataaaatatgcaATCTGATTAATTCAAGTGTGTTTGTTGTGTACGAAATGGGCATGCACTATCTACTGTaaaatcgctctggataacagacaaaaaaatgtatgtgtgtgaaaGATAGAGAAGGACGAGATGCTTTGCTCCTGAGCCAGACTTTAAAATGTACGGATTCGATTAGCCAAGGGGCACCAGTCTATGGCCCGTGACTTGAACGGgcaaaagtaaatgtaataaaTGTTTATAAATTTCTCATGCGCCgaccgtgaaatgcttatgtacaagccctttcccaacaatgcagggtTAAAAAGTAAAAACAATGAGCAAAAAAGGTaacagtaacacaataaaataacaataattagactatatacaaggagtacagaGTCAcggtgcaggggtaccaggtagtaatgagactatatacaaggagtagaGTCACTGTGCAGTgataccaggtagtaatgagactatatacaaggagtaccagtcactgtgcaggggtaccaggtagtaatgagactatatacaaggagtacagagtcactgtgcaggggtaccaggtagtaatgagactatatacaaggagtagaGTCAcggtgcaggggtaccaggtagtaatgagactatatacaaggagtaccaggacagagtcactgtgcaggggtcTGAGGTAGTTGTGGAAATATGTACAactaggtaggggtaaaagtgactaggcaatcaggatagataatgaacagagtagcagcagcatatgagagtgtgaaagagtgtctatgtgagggtgtgtgtatgtggcatcaatatgcgtgtgtgtgtgtgtgtgtgtgtgtgtgtgttggagtgtcagagcgtggcgcttgcaacaccagggttgtgggttcgattcctacCGAGGACAATTATAAAGATGTATGCATTCAATACTGTAAAACGCTAATacgtttgtttcatcacaaaaaagtaatagtggatcccagcctccccacacacctggttattgatacagtaatagtggatcccagcctccccacacacctggttattgatacagtaatagtgga is part of the Oncorhynchus clarkii lewisi isolate Uvic-CL-2024 unplaced genomic scaffold, UVic_Ocla_1.0 unplaced_contig_6320_pilon_pilon, whole genome shotgun sequence genome and encodes:
- the LOC139405209 gene encoding double-strand-break repair protein rad21 homolog A-like translates to MFYAHFVLSKRGPLAKIWLAAHWDKKLTKAHVFECNLESSVESIICPKVKMALRTSGHLLLGVVRIYNRKAKYLLADCNEAFIKIKMAFRPGVVDLPEENREAAYNAITLPEDFHDFDQPLPDLDDIDVAQQFTLNQSRVEEITMREEVGNLSLMQDNDFADFGMDDREMMRVEGGFEEDIIHGATASNLLLEAEPGPAHLPDKSNHLEYDDFGDTMENNEGGMLVDKLLSQEDGGGIFDDPPAITESVIPPDHGDDEDDFDNLQSPGPDSPDSGPVEPLPAMQDQTEQTTLVHNEEEAFALEPIDITVKETKAKRKRKLIVDNLKELDSKSIRAQLSDYSDIVTTLDLAPPTKKLMMWKETGGVEKLFSLPAQPLWNSKLLKMFTRCLTPLVPDEMRKRRKGGEADSLDEFLKDLENPEVPREEALSGRDVIDQTIMEEPSMLQASAMEGSRTTLDETVMPPPSTPHGLKHKEAGLPMGAQEPQADLSVLSLAQADQSVLSMAQVDLPPEESLNLTQLVPELDLLDKEKKDKDDSDEEEEEGDPTQDQEEKRWNKRTQQMLHGLQRVMAKTGAEQVSLLELCRDNNKKQAAAKFYSFLVLKKQQAIELNQTEPYSDIVATAGPRFHLV